TTAAGAAGGTAGTATCACTACTAGAAAGCGCATGGGAGACCTTGGGGCTGACCTCGGTTTGAAATTATTCAACCAACTATTTACTATGAGACTGACTTTGGtggtactttgatttttttcttctgtaaaacaggaataatatttCATAGTCTTGTGAGAATCAAATACTAATGCATGTAAGTTAATACAGTATGGGATAGCAAGTGTTCTATATAAAGTAGCCAATTGCTTTACTGAGTATCTGTTTTAATGTGTATTACATAAGATATTGTGTTCTCTTATATTGGTTTTTTATCCTATttgatagtttgttttttttttcaaaagcatgTATTTTCTAAATAGTACTGAAATTTGGAGTAAAATCACTTGGCTTGACATATTGCCTCATCTTTAATGGTTATTCCAGGCTAtgcatttcttctctttcaagaAGAGAGCTCAGTTCAGGCACTAATTGATGCTTGTATTGAAGAAGATGGAAAACTCTATCTGTGTGTTTCTAGCCCTACTATCAAGGACAAACCAGTAAGTAAATACCACATGAACTTCAGGCTACAAatgcaaatttttcaaaaattgttttgaaatgaTTGTTAATTAATAAAAGAACAATTAAACTACCATGTTGAGTTTTAGTTTTTGAAACATCCAGATAATTTATAGCaggagtccccaacccctgggcagtGGACCAGTACTGGTGGTCCATGATCttttaggaaccaggccacacagcaggagatgagtggCAGGCAAgccagcattactgcctgagctccgcctcctgtcagatcagagaTGGCACTCTGTTCTCATAGGAAtgggaaccctattgtgaactgcacgtgcaagtgatctaggttgcatgttctttatgagaatctaatgcctgatgatctgaggtggaacactTTGATCTCGAAACCAtcctccaccacctccatccttggaaaaactgtcttcctcaaaattggtccctggtgccaaaaaggtcagAGACTGTGGATTTATAGTATCTAGATCaacaaaagttataaaaataatttgtttccagATCCCACTATACaaatttttaagcaataaaagAATCACTATTAactggcaaaaacaaacaaacagaaaattctCATAAGCCATCAAGGGAGTAAGACCCAATGTAATTTTCTTCATAGGTTCAAATACGTCCTTGGAATTTAAGTGATAGTGATTTTGTAATGGATGGTTCTCAGCCTTTGGATCCCCGAAAAACAATTTTTGTTGGAGGTGTTCCTAGGCCATTAAGGGCTGGTAAGTAGAATGTtaacaattttgtttaaaaaaatcatttaaatatgtCCTAGTCAATTTAATAAACGTTTGGAAGCTATTGTGTACATGACACTATTGGACAGAGCAGGAGCAGATTCTGCATGCACCAATTGCTGCTAACTACagaattttgaaacaaattctgAGGCCCCCTCTTGAAACTCTCAAACTGGAGAATTGGGTACTTATCTACCAATATTAGTGCAGTAGCTAACTCAAAGCAAATCTATAAGAATCCACCTAAATACTTCCGATTTCCTAAGTGTACCTCTCTGAGATAAGAGAATTTGGGGTCTGTTTATTTTGTGTAGATCGATTCtgatatctgaaaaagaaatacgggatttttttctcttttatctatattttaatcATTAAAGTAGCACTTTAGATAAGTGAATGATGATAAACTTCTGTTTATCAATAACTAGGAACCAAAAACCTACCAAAATATGTCACATAGGAATATAATTGTAGATGTATATGCCCACTTTGCACATGTTAGATGGTACTATGCACCATGTGTAGAGTGTTAGTGATTTCCATCACTGAGAACATCCTCTCCCCAGTCGTAGAGGTATATGTTAAAGAACTATTCATACATGGAAATACTTATAGAATATGATGACTTCTACAAAGAAGTACTATAGGGAACAGAAGAGCATGTAGCAAGGAAATATGATATCTGATATCTTGAAGGTATTTGAAGTCTGATATCTTGAAGATATTTGTAGTTGAGCTGACATATAAAGACTGGGCAAAAGGAGTAGGATCAGGGTGGTGGTAGGGTTCTGAGGAATGTGTTTCACAGAAAGGGAACAGCTTATTTAAAGGTCTTGAGTGGAGGGAAACAGGGTGCTTTGAAGGAACTGAAAGAAGCCCAAAGTGCCTGACTTGGGATACAAGGAGTGAGGGAAGGGACACGAGACAGGAGTCAAATCATACAAGTCTAATAGACTAACTTGTTATTTATCCTCAGAGCAAGGGTAAACCATTGAAGAGTTTTTAAGCAAAAGAGAGACTTCATTATCTTTGCAGTTTTCAAAGTTCACTTTAGCTAATGATTCAGAGAGAGGGGGGCCAGGGTGAGAGTAAATGCGGGCAGACCAGTTTAATATCCTATTATTACAATCCAGGAGATAGACAGTGGTGGCTTGGATTAGTGGTAGCAGTGGAGAAAGCCAACTGAACAGAGGTGACAGATATTTATGAGGTAGACACAAAGACTGAATCTCATCTTTCAGTCATAAGCCACTGGATGGATAGTGATGCCTTTTACTGAGATGGAAGGAACACTGGAGAAGGAGCAGATAGGGAGGGAAGATTGTGGTCTTGGTTTTGAACACAAGTTTATGGCACCATTCAGAGCTCCCAAATAGAAATTTCAATTAAACCATGGTATATggtatattttttatgtatttttatggtgGTGTCTGGTGTATTTTTTAAGAGAATCACTCTTTATACTGTTTTAAAAACAAGCTGGGAAGGCAAGGGCCAAAAGCAAAGAGAGATAAGGTTATTGCCATGAACCAGATGAAAAATGATGTTAGCATGAATCAGGATGTTAGTGATGGAGGTGAGGCGATTGGACTCTagatatgttttaaaatcaagtttACAGGATTGCATGTGCAGTATGGAGCAAGGGAAGAATACACAAAGAATGAAGCCAAAGATCTTGACAACTTCATCTTTTCTGTTGCTTTCTAACTGGGTCAGCAGAAACTCATTGGAGCAGGTTTAATGGGATAGGGGAAGATTATGAGTTCCATTTTTAATATACTGAGTGTGGCCAGTGCCTGTTAAATATCGAGTTGTCCAATAGACAGTTTTGCATGTACAAGTGCGGCATCCATGGGAGAGGTCCACACTAGAGATAAAAATGTAGGAGCTTAAAAACATATAGATGGTGTTTAAAGCTATGATACAGGATGAAGGTACCAAAGCCAGGAGTGTAGATAGTGTTGCAAGGATTGAAAGTTAGGGTACTCTGACATTGAAAAGTTAAGGCGTTTAGGATGAACTATCAAGGAAGACTCAGAAGAAATGTATCAGTGAGGTAGGAGCAGAATTAGTGGGATAATATATTCTAGAAGCcagatggagaaaatatttgaatgagAAGGAAGGGATTAATTGTGTTCAATGCTACTTACAGATAGATTGACCATTGGACTTGGCTTGAACAATTATAGTGGAGTCATGGTGTGATAGTCTGGTTAGAAAAAGAGTTGaataaagagaaagggaggagaggaaTTGGGGGGAATACTGGAACAGATTTTGAGAAATTTGGTTGTAAAGGGGAACAGAGAAATGGAGCAGTAGCTGAGAGGGAGAAAAAGTGTTAcgggaattttttttaagataggaaaATTATAGTGTACTTGGGAAAACTGATTGTATAGAAGAGAAAGGGGAGAATTGCTGAAGCAGTGTCCTTAGTGAGAGTGTATGGGATCTAGTATGCAAGTGAAAGGATTGGATTTAGGAAAGAGCATGGAACTATTTCTCTATAGGACAGAAGATAGAGTATATAGTGGGTTTAGTGCTGTAAGTAGGTAGATGTGATGGTGGTGAGTcactttatagtttaaaaaaagcaTCCTTGATCCCCATCCTTTTTTAACAACAGCCTCTTATCTGCCATTCTACTCCCGGTCAAATGATAATATACTATTGACTTTTACGTTTTACAAAAAGTACTTAAAAATTGTTGATTACTGTGTTCTCTCACATTTGATgtaaacttcttttccttttgaagTGGAACTTGCTATGATCATGGACCGGCTGTATGGCGGAGTTTGTTATGCAGGAATTGATACAGATCCTGAGCTAAAATACCCAAAAGGTGCTGGGCGAGTTGCTTTCTCCAATCAGCAGAGCTATATTGCTGCCATTAGTGCTCGGTTTGTTCAGCTTCAGCATGGTGATATTGATAAACGTGTAAGTTGCATATTGGGAAATCACTTATGTCTTATAATAAGGTGCTGATCCAAAGCCTCATACCCTAACGAgttaataatataatttgaacactttaatttttatacttcttTAAGTCTTAAaggatattatataaaaatatcctTGAAATGGAAAATTACTGAACACACTTTAAActttaggtataatataaaaatattaatatcattgTGCAGCCATGTCAAAATTTTTTAATCAGCCAGTAAGGTCAAATATTCTAAccgtggaggcagaggttgttttAAGAGCCTGTACatttggagtcagactgcctgggattgaaccccatttctacaaattaACCTTCTGTATGCCTCtttttcctcacttgtaaaatagaaaacaatgataACATGTCTTTCTCAGTAattttgaggatcaaatgaatttacatatatataagcaCTTAGAATAGAACTTGACGGAGagtgttatttaaatgtttgttttcatttgtcacaaaatctaaaataaaaatgcattgtgtgtatttctctaaaataattgacctaaacttaaaatttttttagtagcATTGCTTGAATCATCACAATAAGAACTTTTAAGAAGTACTAGGAATGATAACTGAAACCCCTACTGAATAATTCCAACTACTGACTACCTTCTAAAATAGGGAAAGACACTAGCATTCATTTACAAATCTATTTTGTGCCAAAATCTGTGAACAGTTCCTATACATagctaaatatattataaaataatcatgTTTATAATTATAGTATAGCAGAAATACATTAAGAATATGCGGGTAAATGAATTTTTTATATCTGAATTAGTAGATAGAAGATAACAATTTGAGTGGGTACTCCTTTTCCCCAATATAACAGTTTCTTCAGGCCTCTTCTGGGGCTGTTTGGCACATTAAAAGACTATTTTGGGGACAGGGAAGCTGGTTAATTAATACCGATTGACTAGACCATGCATGCTAGAAGTAGTCCTCAATGTAATTACCCAACCGTCTCATTTAGAAAAGAAACGCAGCATAGGTTCAGTTCACAAATGCAgagtaggtttttgtttgtttgtttgcattgcTACTTAAAAGGTTGCCAAAAAAAAACTAAGAGGAGGTGCTCTGCTTTTGACAAGACACGCATACATAACTTTTCTGAACTTGTCTGAACATGAAGAGTTCCTGTAGTGTTGTGGTTCTCAACCTCTGCTGTACATTATTCACCTGGGAACTTAGAAAAATCTTGACATTTGGGTCCTACCCCCTGAGGTTCTGCTGAATTGGTTATAAAGCTCCGGAAGTGACACAAATGTACAGCAGTGGTTTAGACCGCTAACAGAGAGGTGATAGGTCACAGACGACGTTATTTACAGAGTATATAATCATGGTATTTAATATACACTACCAGAAGAAAAAGACTGTTACAGTGTCATACCTCATACCTCTTTGTTTCTGAAATTATAGTGAAGGACCGATTATTTGGAGCAGAGTATTGACTCTTAAAGAGCAACTCAGTTGCAGAGCAGATGAATTGAGATACATGTGCCTTCTTAAAAAGGCATTGAAATACCTGAGGGAAAAGCTTATTTTCTAAGATATGTGCTACAAAGGTAATTTTGAACTGTATTTGAAAGAATTTGAGCCTTAAATATTTTACAAGTCACTAATATTGCttatacaaagaaatattaaacCATTAACCTTTATACCTTTCATCTCTCCAATATGAATATGGTTATTAAAccataaaaattgaataaatatacGTGTATAACTGCCAACCCAGAGATACACGGGATACTTATTTGGCGGGAATGAAAATTGTTTATTCCACTTAACTTTTTAGACTCATGGATACTGTGGTTTAGTTCCTATCTGATAGCTGGAAAGCAGTCACCACAGATGTgtaattcattatatttttttgtatgttatttcATAAGTAGTATAATTCACTGTGACTTCTAGTAAATGTTAGAAAATAAGACTAGGTGAAGTGTAGTGTTAATGAAACTTCCTTTTGCATATGGAAGAGTTTAATTATTAGAGATTATTAATGAAAAATAGGTTTTGAAATTCAATTTTCCATCTTTAAAGTCTGGTTTTGAGTAAAGTAGGTTAGCTTCATAAAACTAAtatctagaatttttaaaatacaaataattgaaatcattgcatttgtgaaattttcattcaacagttttatattaaaatgtaactCCTGAACATCTGGCGTTTTATCAGGTATTATGGAAGTGAAGTAAACATCACAGACCCCGGTTTCAATCTgtctaaaatcttattttaaaaaaaaaaagaaataaccatgAGAAAGAAACCCAGAAGGCATTTGTAAATGTATTGcatttatgcatatatttatagcaTTTCTACTTCATGCTAGATATTCTTCTAGGCACTGGGAACTGAATGTTGAGCAAATGGGTGTTGTCCCAGTGTTCATGGAGTTTATAATTCAGTGAGATGAAATCCAGTTAACTCTCACGCTACCTTAATTTATTCTTCGTTTGTAATAATGTTCCCATAAAGGAAAAAGTTGAGAGATAAAAATTAagcataacaattttaaaaatttgtgttaaaGATTGTAAAGCCACTGGAAAAAAGGTTAAAAACTCTTAACTGACAAAAGAGAACTCATAAATcaatttagaaaacaaacaaaactccagcaagaaaatatgcaaaagatACAAACAAGCAATTCAGAAAAGCCAAGTGtcgaatatacataaaatatatttatcctaATCCTaatcaatgaaatataaacaaCAATGTAATTCCATTACCTGTCTATCAAATGAACATCCTACAGTTCTTGTAATCAActtttaggttgtttctagtttgttgttgttcttaCAAATAATATTGCGGAAAATATCCTTATATTCATTTTATGCACTCATGCAAGTATTTCAGTAGAATACATTCAGAATACAAACTGTTGGGTCATTACTGTTTACTATAGGCAAACTTTACTTTATGTCAATCCAGTCCTTCAGAACACTCAGTGTTCTGTTGTCTCCTAAGGAACAGCTGAGCTGTTATGCTGTCTGGCACTTTTCAGCCAAACAACAGTAAAAACCTTCCATTCATAAAGTTATCACAAGCGGGAAAGCAAGGCTATTGCAGCTAATAGTAGCTAATActaatttatagaatattttaccatgtgccaagcactgtcttATGCTTTTACATTCACAATTTAAGCCTCACAACTCTGAGACAGGATCTGTCATTCCCACttgacagatgtggaaactgaggtggAGAAGTTTATCATTCAGAGCTGACTCCAGTCTGAAGTGTTCTGCCAAGTCAGACCTTCACAACGGGACTTGTACTTTATATCTTATAAATTTACAGAAGTCTAGGCATGCCCTTTGTAAGATTCTCCACAGTTCTGGCTTGTCTGTGCCAGTTATTTCCAAGCAGAGTGTGACTCGCACCTGCAGTGGAGAAGCGCTGCCTTAATCAGTGGCTGTTCGGGTTCTGCCATCTCACAGGTGATATTGGAATGAGGGGAAAAGGTGTGGAAACTGTCTTCCATGACTACTTGATatctcttttgtttttcactcATAATCTCCCCTAACTCTGAAAATACCAGCACACAGGTGTTTCAAAGATGTTATTCaagaaaggtgagagtggaatgTTTTGCAAATCagatttttatagatttttaaagtgttttaacCTACTACATTGTAAAGCTCCTTCCTTGAGAAACTGCCCATTTCCTCGCCTTTTAATGCTGGTCCTTTTTTTCTGCTGTAGAAACATTTTAAGTTATTACAGAATTTGATTTCTGAAGCAGACCCTAATGagacttactttcttttttttcaaggtgGAGGTAAAGCCATATGTGCTAGATGACCAGATGTGTGATGAATGCCAGGGCGCACGCTGTGGTGGAAAATTTGCTCCCTTTTTTTGTGCCAATGTCACTTGCCTGCAGTATTACTGTGAGTTTTGTTGGGCAAATATCCACTCTCGTGCTGGACGTGAGTTCCATAAGCCATTGGTAAAGGAAGGTGCTGATCGCCCACGTCAGATCCACTTCCGCTGGAACTAAGAATAGCAAACTGGCCTCTGTTTAACAAGGAAAGAAAGGGTGCATGTGGCTTACTGTGTCTGAAGATACTGACA
This genomic interval from Gorilla gorilla gorilla isolate KB3781 chromosome 3, NHGRI_mGorGor1-v2.1_pri, whole genome shotgun sequence contains the following:
- the CPEB2 gene encoding cytoplasmic polyadenylation element-binding protein 2 isoform X13, giving the protein MSWGAMHGRDHRRTGNMGIPGTMNQISPLKKPFSGNVIAPPKFTRSTPSLTPKSWIEDNVFRTDNNSNTLLPLQDRSRMYDSLNMHSLENSLIDIMRAEHDPLKGRLSYPHPGTDNLLMLNGRSSLFPIDDGLLDDGHSDQVGVLNSPTCYSAHQNGERIERFSRKVFVGGLPPDIDEDEITASFRRFGPLVVDWPHKAESKSYFPPKGYAFLLFQEESSVQALIDACIEEDGKLYLCVSSPTIKDKPVQIRPWNLSDSDFVMDGSQPLDPRKTIFVGGVPRPLRAVELAMIMDRLYGGVCYAGIDTDPELKYPKGAGRVAFSNQQSYIAAISARFVQLQHGDIDKRVEVKPYVLDDQMCDECQGARCGGKFAPFFCANVTCLQYYCEFCWANIHSRAGREFHKPLVKEGADRPRQIHFRWN